From the genome of Hathewaya histolytica, one region includes:
- a CDS encoding FtsX-like permease family protein has product MTINNIAIKNIKGNLNKYAMYYLSNVIVVTIFFIFANFIYNPGTSSGNISDKTIGQVASRLMYLCEFVIIIFTFIFSNYSISSFLKSREKEFGLLSMFGLTKTQIRRYVMFENIIISIVSIITGLFFGILFSKLFFMAVSVILDLNSEIPFSISSKALKITIISFLILLNFISFITSFKIKNNNIAELLKGERIPKTTPKFSKIKSILGIVLIISGYIVGVFSKTAIIATMIPILIVVIIGTKLLFSQFSVFFTNKLQNNKGVYYKGINLITLSQIIYKLKDNAKVLFITSILSGITLASAISVYSLQKVSLSSMEDNCPQDIGVIEQDINSHKVIPNGKVEEILKKYNFDIKYKNKIELIKAKNNDMLKENKKGPYVKVNKTDFNIMSENSFNELAKQYNRKPLTLKKEEVVVYTYDFNSNIANIKTEIPFNQQKTLNFNIKGRVSSFNILDNLKGGIINADGKNTNTLIVNNSDFKNLWGKVSNSNKCIYYGYNIKHNLKAVNAVTEIKKSVTKGQEVFFTERVTSMASVMQLLSVLLFIGTFIAIIFFIATGSILYFKMFNEVQKDKQDFIGLKKIGVTQEEIKKVVSIQSFTMFFLPLTVATLHAAFAVKSVGLLHIKYFIFIAGIYLVLQIAYYLFAKWMYIKQINSWNI; this is encoded by the coding sequence ATGACAATTAATAATATAGCTATTAAGAATATTAAAGGTAATTTAAATAAATATGCTATGTATTATTTAAGTAATGTAATAGTTGTAACTATATTTTTTATATTTGCTAACTTTATATATAATCCAGGTACTAGTAGTGGAAATATTAGTGATAAGACTATAGGGCAAGTTGCTAGTAGATTAATGTATTTGTGTGAGTTTGTAATAATAATTTTTACTTTTATATTTTCAAATTACTCAATAAGTAGTTTTTTAAAGTCTAGGGAAAAAGAATTCGGACTTTTATCAATGTTTGGCTTAACTAAAACCCAAATAAGACGATATGTTATGTTTGAAAATATAATAATTTCAATTGTTTCTATTATAACAGGGCTTTTCTTTGGAATTTTATTTTCAAAATTATTTTTTATGGCCGTATCTGTAATTTTAGATTTAAATTCAGAAATTCCATTTTCAATATCAAGTAAGGCTTTAAAAATAACAATAATAAGCTTTTTAATACTTCTTAATTTTATAAGTTTTATTACAAGTTTTAAAATAAAAAATAACAATATTGCAGAATTATTAAAGGGCGAGAGAATACCTAAAACAACACCAAAGTTTTCTAAAATAAAATCAATACTTGGAATAGTGCTTATAATCTCTGGATATATTGTAGGAGTATTTTCTAAAACAGCTATTATAGCTACAATGATTCCAATACTTATAGTTGTAATCATAGGAACTAAACTTTTGTTTTCTCAATTTAGTGTGTTTTTTACAAATAAACTTCAGAATAACAAGGGAGTTTATTATAAAGGAATAAACTTAATAACCTTGTCTCAAATTATATATAAATTAAAAGATAATGCAAAAGTGTTATTTATTACTTCAATACTTAGTGGAATTACTCTTGCATCAGCCATATCAGTTTATTCTCTGCAAAAGGTAAGTTTATCTTCAATGGAAGATAATTGTCCACAGGATATAGGGGTTATAGAGCAGGATATAAATTCCCATAAAGTTATACCTAATGGAAAAGTTGAAGAAATATTGAAAAAGTATAACTTTGATATAAAATATAAAAATAAAATAGAATTAATAAAAGCTAAAAACAATGATATGTTAAAAGAAAATAAAAAAGGGCCTTATGTAAAAGTAAATAAAACTGATTTTAACATAATGTCTGAAAATAGTTTTAATGAGCTTGCAAAGCAATATAATAGGAAACCTTTAACTTTAAAAAAAGAAGAAGTGGTAGTATATACCTATGATTTTAATAGTAACATAGCTAATATAAAAACAGAAATTCCTTTTAATCAGCAGAAAACTTTAAATTTCAACATTAAAGGTAGAGTAAGTAGCTTTAATATACTAGATAATTTAAAGGGTGGAATTATAAATGCAGATGGAAAAAATACTAATACTTTAATTGTTAATAACAGTGATTTTAAAAACTTGTGGGGAAAGGTTTCAAATAGTAATAAGTGTATTTATTATGGATACAACATTAAACATAATTTAAAAGCTGTTAATGCAGTAACTGAAATAAAAAAATCAGTTACAAAAGGTCAAGAAGTTTTCTTTACTGAAAGGGTAACAAGTATGGCAAGCGTAATGCAACTTTTATCTGTACTTTTATTTATAGGAACTTTTATTGCGATTATATTCTTCATTGCAACAGGAAGTATATTATATTTCAAAATGTTTAATGAAGTTCAGAAAGATAAGCAAGATTTTATAGGATTAAAAAAGATAGGAGTTACACAAGAAGAAATAAAAAAGGTGGTTAGCATTCAAAGTTTTACAATGTTTTTCTTACCACTTACAGTTGCAACACTCCATGCTGCTTTTGCCGTAAAATCTGTAGGACTTTTACACATAAAATATTTTATATTCATTGCAGGAATATATTTAGTTCTGCAAATAGCATATTATTTGTTTGCTAAATGGATGTATATTAAACAAATTAATAGCTGGAACATTTAG
- a CDS encoding MFS transporter, whose product MFQNKKNTQIMKMYIFTFFGNIYLDRGIFMIYLMSKGLSLLEAGFFQALINISMIIAELPTGLIADKYGKKISILVAKVLMIIYLVLMLFSNSVIGFYAAAILMGIAYTFTSGAEEAFLYDMIKQSGIEERATKYMGLYEGIITIAIALAMGFAGYIQAINWNLVFIISIIFQVVSLGVGVTLKEVEVQHEDNVDNHRLGYREIIVSCVDFLKNNKNTRGYIVATSLNVGVVSSLYIFAQDILVNNGFDVKKFLYFLV is encoded by the coding sequence ATGTTTCAAAATAAAAAGAATACACAGATTATGAAGATGTACATATTCACCTTTTTCGGAAACATATATCTAGATAGAGGAATATTTATGATATATTTGATGAGTAAAGGATTAAGCTTATTAGAGGCAGGATTTTTCCAAGCACTTATTAATATATCTATGATTATTGCGGAACTTCCTACAGGATTAATAGCCGATAAGTATGGAAAAAAGATATCAATTCTTGTTGCTAAGGTATTAATGATTATATACTTAGTACTTATGTTGTTTTCAAATTCAGTAATAGGGTTTTATGCTGCAGCTATATTAATGGGTATTGCATATACATTTACATCTGGAGCAGAAGAAGCATTCCTTTATGACATGATAAAACAATCTGGCATTGAAGAGAGAGCAACTAAATATATGGGACTATATGAGGGGATAATAACCATAGCAATTGCACTGGCTATGGGGTTTGCTGGATATATACAAGCAATTAACTGGAATTTAGTTTTTATTATATCGATTATATTCCAAGTGGTTTCATTAGGTGTAGGAGTAACTTTAAAAGAAGTTGAAGTTCAACATGAAGATAACGTAGATAACCATAGACTAGGATACAGAGAAATTATTGTGTCTTGTGTGGATTTTCTAAAAAATAATAAAAATACTAGAGGATATATAGTAGCTACTTCATTAAATGTAGGGGTTGTATCATCTCTTTATATTTTTGCTCAAGATATTCTCGTGAATAATGGATTTGATGTAAAAAAGTTTCTGTATTTTTTAGTGTAG
- a CDS encoding methionine ABC transporter ATP-binding protein, with amino-acid sequence MIQVKDITKSFRGTKVLDGINLNIRQGTIFGLLGRSGTGKSTLLRCINGLETYDTGSLIVDGVDLKSLNKKEAMEFKKNIGMIFQNFSLLERMTVYENIALPLKCWKYKKSFIDHRVKELAEIVDLGDKLHAKPRELSGGQKQRVAIARAMTMDPKILLCDEATSALDPKTAQSVTSLLNNINKKFGITIVVVTHQMSVLQSCCEDIAIFESGKIVVTGNVEDVFLKQPKALINLIGQKELPTIDSGINMKILLSSEHSCTPIITQMARDLGIDFTILGGDMETYRSGILGSIIINVQNKDFVKVKEYLKYSNVQWNLMEYA; translated from the coding sequence ATGATACAAGTTAAGGATATTACAAAATCCTTTAGGGGTACCAAGGTTCTTGATGGGATAAACCTAAATATTCGGCAAGGAACAATATTTGGATTATTGGGTAGAAGTGGAACGGGTAAGTCAACATTACTTCGATGTATAAATGGGCTTGAAACCTATGATACAGGAAGCTTAATTGTAGATGGTGTTGATTTGAAATCATTAAATAAGAAAGAGGCAATGGAGTTTAAAAAAAATATTGGGATGATATTTCAGAATTTTTCATTACTTGAAAGAATGACGGTGTATGAAAACATTGCTTTGCCACTTAAGTGTTGGAAATATAAGAAATCATTTATAGACCATAGGGTAAAAGAATTAGCTGAGATTGTTGATTTGGGTGATAAGTTGCATGCAAAACCAAGAGAACTTTCAGGAGGTCAGAAGCAAAGGGTTGCTATTGCTCGTGCAATGACTATGGATCCTAAAATTCTGCTTTGTGATGAAGCTACATCGGCATTAGATCCGAAAACGGCACAGTCAGTTACATCTCTATTAAATAATATTAATAAAAAGTTTGGTATTACAATTGTAGTTGTAACACATCAAATGTCTGTTTTGCAGAGTTGTTGTGAAGATATTGCAATATTTGAATCAGGAAAAATTGTGGTAACTGGTAATGTAGAGGATGTATTTTTAAAACAACCAAAGGCACTTATAAATTTAATTGGACAAAAAGAGCTTCCAACTATAGACTCTGGAATCAATATGAAAATACTCCTATCAAGTGAACATTCATGTACGCCTATCATTACTCAGATGGCTCGAGATCTTGGTATAGATTTCACCATTCTAGGAGGAGATATGGAGACTTATAGAAGTGGTATTTTGGGATCAATTATTATTAATGTTCAGAATAAGGACTTTGTTAAAGTAAAAGAATACTTAAAATATAGTAATGTTCAGTGGAACTTGATGGAATATGCATAG
- a CDS encoding methionine ABC transporter permease, with protein sequence MLNNTFWTTWVKYFTQIIYPSIWVTLEILGICMILAIIFGFMLAIALVMYGPLGLRPQKKIYKVLNFIINTICSFPMIILIVAISPITRMIVGTTIGEAAAIFPITLAAVPYMARIIENIFIGVNPQLIEAARSFGASDMQIIFKVMMKESVPSLISSITLSTISYLGATTLAGAVGAGGLGAVALNQGYQSFNNTVLYTSVTVLFFMVLIIQGVGSWLYRKSLK encoded by the coding sequence ATGCTTAATAATACATTTTGGACAACCTGGGTTAAATATTTTACCCAAATTATATATCCTTCAATATGGGTAACTCTAGAAATACTAGGTATATGCATGATACTAGCAATCATATTTGGATTTATGCTAGCTATAGCTTTAGTTATGTATGGCCCACTAGGATTAAGACCACAAAAAAAGATATATAAGGTTTTAAATTTTATTATAAATACAATTTGTTCCTTTCCAATGATTATATTAATAGTTGCAATTTCTCCTATTACTAGGATGATTGTAGGAACTACGATTGGTGAAGCAGCTGCAATTTTTCCTATTACACTAGCCGCTGTACCTTATATGGCACGAATAATTGAAAATATATTTATAGGAGTAAATCCTCAGTTAATTGAGGCAGCACGATCTTTCGGAGCTTCTGATATGCAAATTATATTTAAGGTTATGATGAAGGAATCGGTGCCTTCGTTGATTTCTAGCATTACACTAAGTACTATTAGCTATCTTGGCGCTACTACTCTTGCAGGGGCAGTGGGTGCAGGAGGACTTGGAGCAGTTGCGCTCAATCAGGGTTATCAAAGTTTTAATAATACAGTTTTATACACCTCAGTAACAGTATTATTTTTTATGGTGCTTATTATCCAAGGTGTAGGAAGCTGGTTATATAGAAAATCATTAAAATAA
- a CDS encoding MetQ/NlpA family ABC transporter substrate-binding protein, whose translation MFKKFICTILLATLCVSASACGSKTSSSDAKNEDAKQKKVIKLATISAQKSRLEWAKEILAEKGINAEIVVFDGNSMPATALKDGDVDGVLVNHKKWMETFNKENKSSLVMMKPYYYYSPIRMYSKKHTTIEAIPKNAKISVSNDPSNLDIALKMLQDVGLIKLGKKTGEFYTPVDIVENSKNIKLIMAETINVARSLDDADAVISFTFYVKKAGGIDVKKFLYENPTDKDQLPVGLIVQEKDKEAEWAKYLAEHFVSEKYLKKAKDVYGDSYVCYE comes from the coding sequence ATGTTTAAAAAATTTATTTGTACAATTTTATTAGCTACACTTTGTGTTTCAGCTTCTGCATGCGGTTCTAAGACTTCATCATCTGATGCTAAAAATGAAGATGCAAAGCAAAAGAAAGTTATCAAACTAGCAACTATTTCTGCTCAGAAATCTAGATTAGAATGGGCGAAGGAAATTTTAGCTGAAAAAGGTATCAATGCTGAAATTGTTGTATTTGATGGCAATAGTATGCCTGCAACTGCCCTTAAGGATGGCGATGTTGATGGGGTTCTTGTGAATCATAAGAAGTGGATGGAGACATTTAATAAAGAAAATAAAAGTAGTCTTGTTATGATGAAGCCATACTATTACTATTCACCTATCAGAATGTATTCAAAAAAACATACTACTATTGAAGCTATTCCTAAGAATGCAAAAATTTCAGTATCCAATGACCCTAGTAATCTTGATATAGCATTAAAAATGCTTCAGGATGTTGGACTTATTAAGCTTGGAAAGAAGACGGGAGAATTCTATACGCCAGTTGACATTGTAGAAAATTCTAAAAATATTAAGCTTATTATGGCTGAAACAATTAATGTTGCTCGTAGTTTGGATGATGCAGATGCTGTAATTTCTTTTACTTTCTACGTTAAAAAAGCTGGAGGTATTGATGTTAAAAAGTTCCTATATGAGAATCCAACAGATAAAGATCAGCTACCAGTAGGACTTATTGTTCAGGAAAAAGATAAAGAGGCTGAATGGGCAAAATATCTTGCAGAGCATTTTGTATCAGAGAAATATTTAAAGAAAGCTAAAGATGTATATGGTGATTCCTATGTATGTTATGAATAA
- a CDS encoding DUF169 domain-containing protein: MINESLNMAVTKLNSLLDIERKIIGVKFLFDKEEYDSADAKHLTNKSPYCVMVKSAMSGVCIKATLEQFGCNGASNALGMVIPDELSRSGRSSLNLGLYQDIVVTKSARNDITFCNHLAYGVMLKPLEKFIDAPDIVIIVTNSYNTMRIIQGYSYIFGTQKSFKLGGNQALCSECTAYPFESNDINISVLCSGTRFWCGWSKDDIAIGLPCNKFYDVVEGVLRTVNATEPQSEKLRIGNKLNENNIKDLELDYSKSYYYTYDEK; encoded by the coding sequence ATGATTAATGAATCACTAAATATGGCTGTTACAAAACTAAACTCATTATTGGATATAGAACGTAAAATAATAGGGGTGAAATTTCTATTTGATAAAGAGGAGTATGATTCGGCAGATGCCAAACATCTTACCAATAAATCACCATATTGTGTAATGGTTAAGTCTGCTATGTCAGGAGTTTGTATCAAAGCAACCTTGGAGCAATTTGGCTGTAATGGAGCTAGCAATGCTCTTGGAATGGTTATTCCAGATGAACTTTCAAGATCAGGAAGATCATCGCTAAATCTTGGACTTTATCAAGATATTGTTGTGACAAAAAGTGCAAGAAATGATATAACATTTTGTAATCATTTAGCTTATGGTGTTATGTTAAAGCCACTTGAGAAGTTTATTGATGCACCTGATATAGTTATTATTGTTACAAATTCATATAATACTATGAGAATTATTCAGGGGTATTCATACATATTTGGTACACAAAAGAGTTTTAAACTTGGTGGAAATCAAGCACTTTGCTCTGAATGTACGGCATATCCATTTGAGAGTAATGATATTAATATTTCTGTACTTTGCTCAGGGACAAGATTCTGGTGTGGATGGTCTAAAGATGACATTGCTATAGGATTACCATGCAATAAGTTTTATGATGTTGTTGAAGGTGTTCTTCGTACAGTTAATGCAACAGAACCACAATCTGAAAAATTGAGGATTGGAAATAAGTTGAATGAAAATAATATCAAAGACCTAGAATTAGATTATAGTAAATCATATTACTACACTTATGATGAAAAGTAA
- a CDS encoding DUF4184 family protein, with protein sequence MPFTLSHTSAVIFLKSKRLNLGGLVLGSMAPDFIYFLLFNPSSNLGHTPIGFLFLNLPLCFLLNFLFYKYIQNCFLLTLTNFISKRYLYLIKSKNKLMTIKECIIFSYSCIIGMLTHVLWDAFTHKTGFFVNNIDFLRSKILLLGYNIPVYKLLQHGSTFIGFLVLFIFLYNIRDKNPRSLNISINKFKFLISIFSVQIITLILSYMFSVSVQGNFGIGQLVVTFINGLFLGYLITGFIYNKRVANKYI encoded by the coding sequence ATGCCCTTTACATTATCACATACATCAGCAGTTATATTCTTAAAAAGTAAAAGATTAAACTTAGGAGGCTTAGTTCTAGGCTCCATGGCTCCAGATTTTATATATTTTTTATTATTTAATCCTAGCAGTAATCTAGGTCATACACCTATAGGATTTCTTTTTCTTAATTTACCACTTTGCTTTTTATTAAACTTTTTATTTTATAAATACATACAAAACTGTTTCCTATTAACACTAACTAATTTTATATCTAAAAGATATCTATATCTTATTAAAAGTAAAAATAAGTTAATGACTATAAAAGAATGTATAATATTTTCTTATTCTTGCATAATCGGTATGCTTACACATGTACTTTGGGATGCATTTACACATAAGACAGGATTCTTTGTTAATAATATAGATTTTTTAAGAAGTAAGATACTTCTATTAGGCTATAATATTCCTGTATATAAATTACTTCAGCATGGTAGTACATTTATAGGATTTTTAGTATTATTTATTTTCTTGTACAATATTAGAGATAAGAATCCTAGAAGTTTAAATATCTCTATAAACAAATTTAAATTTTTAATTTCTATTTTCTCAGTACAAATTATTACTTTAATTCTTAGTTATATGTTCTCTGTAAGTGTTCAGGGTAACTTCGGTATTGGACAACTTGTAGTAACATTTATAAATGGATTATTTTTAGGTTATCTGATAACTGGATTTATATATAATAAAAGAGTAGCTAATAAATACATTTAG
- a CDS encoding bifunctional metallophosphatase/5'-nucleotidase, translating into MKTLFNMLCIGIIVIMLVAMVQYNNIEKIYAQDNKKSLTILFTHDLHGNLLPFNIVENEQTKQVGGCSRLQSVINQEKQKDPNLLLVDAGDYSMGTLFQSIYSSDAPELRILGQMGYDVTTFGNHEFDFRDKGLAESLNAARNSKERLPQIVASNITYPKDKNVNINKSLNNLKQAMNDYGVKEYTIIEKNGVKIGVFGLMGKDARDSAPMSEVKFDDTVESAKRVVNTLKDKEKVDLIICLSHSGTDKDKSKSEDELLAKKVKDIDIIISGHTHTKITEPLKVGKTVIVSCGEYGKNLGKINVSKTSDQHWESDNYDIKSINSSIPDDPNISKVINDFKDIVQKKYLSNFGLRFDEVLSNLSFNFAERSSIGVNHGEDTLGNFITDAYVYAVKKSEGASYEPVTMAIVPEGTIRGSFVKGNITTKDVYNVSSLGIGPDKVSGYPLVSAYLTGKEIRTICEVDASISPIMSAAKLYMSGVRFKFNPNRLIFNKVTESKLQGSDGSLEKIQDNKLYRVVAGLYSAQMLSVVGEKSFGLLSIVPKTKEGKPITDYEAQVITDTVNGDKHEVKEWLAIAKYLQSFDKSGGISQVPEYYNTTHNRIIVDNDTSILSVLRNPNGIATVVYCVIMAIIALIIFIIFMLVKRKKRKFLRGIGPY; encoded by the coding sequence ATGAAAACTCTTTTTAATATGCTATGCATAGGTATAATAGTAATTATGTTAGTAGCTATGGTACAGTATAATAACATAGAAAAGATTTATGCGCAGGACAATAAAAAATCTTTAACTATACTTTTTACACATGATTTGCATGGAAACTTATTACCTTTTAATATAGTAGAAAATGAACAAACTAAACAGGTTGGAGGTTGTTCAAGGTTACAAAGTGTTATTAACCAAGAAAAACAGAAAGATCCTAACTTACTTTTGGTGGATGCAGGGGATTATTCAATGGGTACATTATTTCAATCAATTTATTCAAGTGATGCACCAGAACTGAGAATATTAGGACAAATGGGTTATGATGTGACAACTTTTGGAAATCATGAATTTGATTTTAGAGATAAAGGTTTGGCTGAAAGCTTAAATGCTGCAAGAAATAGCAAAGAAAGATTGCCACAAATTGTAGCATCAAATATTACATATCCTAAGGATAAAAATGTCAACATAAATAAATCATTAAATAACTTAAAACAGGCTATGAATGACTATGGTGTAAAAGAGTATACCATAATTGAGAAAAATGGGGTGAAAATAGGAGTCTTTGGATTGATGGGAAAAGACGCAAGGGATAGTGCCCCTATGTCTGAAGTAAAATTTGATGATACAGTTGAAAGTGCAAAAAGAGTTGTTAATACATTAAAGGATAAAGAAAAGGTTGATCTTATTATTTGCTTGTCCCATTCGGGCACAGATAAGGATAAATCTAAATCAGAAGATGAACTACTGGCAAAAAAGGTGAAGGATATAGATATTATAATAAGTGGACATACACACACGAAAATCACTGAACCACTTAAGGTAGGAAAAACAGTAATAGTCTCTTGCGGAGAATATGGTAAAAATCTAGGTAAAATTAATGTTTCTAAGACTTCAGATCAGCATTGGGAAAGTGATAATTATGATATTAAATCAATAAATAGTAGTATACCAGATGATCCAAATATTTCAAAAGTAATAAATGATTTTAAAGATATAGTACAAAAAAAATATTTAAGTAATTTTGGGTTAAGATTTGATGAAGTTCTTTCTAATTTAAGTTTTAATTTTGCAGAAAGATCCAGTATTGGTGTAAATCATGGTGAAGATACCTTAGGAAACTTTATTACGGATGCTTATGTATATGCTGTAAAAAAATCAGAAGGTGCTAGCTATGAACCTGTAACCATGGCAATTGTACCAGAAGGCACCATAAGAGGATCTTTTGTAAAAGGTAATATAACTACAAAAGATGTATATAATGTGAGTTCCCTAGGTATAGGACCAGATAAAGTTTCGGGATATCCTTTGGTTTCAGCATATCTTACTGGTAAAGAAATAAGGACAATCTGCGAGGTGGATGCATCTATTTCTCCTATAATGTCTGCTGCGAAGCTTTATATGTCAGGAGTGAGATTTAAGTTTAATCCTAACAGGCTTATTTTTAATAAAGTTACAGAGTCTAAACTTCAAGGTTCAGATGGTTCATTAGAAAAAATTCAAGATAATAAGCTTTATCGAGTGGTGGCAGGGCTATATTCAGCTCAGATGCTTTCAGTAGTAGGAGAAAAATCTTTTGGTTTATTGTCAATTGTTCCAAAAACTAAAGAGGGTAAGCCAATTACTGACTATGAAGCACAGGTAATAACTGATACAGTTAACGGAGATAAACACGAAGTAAAGGAATGGCTGGCAATTGCAAAGTATCTTCAATCCTTTGATAAATCAGGAGGCATCTCTCAAGTTCCTGAATATTATAACACTACTCATAATAGAATAATTGTTGATAATGATACTAGCATATTATCTGTTTTAAGAAATCCCAATGGAATTGCAACCGTAGTTTATTGCGTTATTATGGCGATTATTGCATTAATTATTTTTATAATTTTTATGTTAGTTAAACGAAAAAAGAGAAAATTCCTTAGAGGTATAGGACCTTATTAG